GAGGACATCGTGTACGTAGTAGGCAGGGTACTAGAGCTGACAGGCTTCCTCTCGCTGTTCTTGGTCCTGTATAGCCTCAGGAGGAGCGGATGAAAGGACCCCAGAAATACCGCTCCAAGGGGCGCATCTTCGCGGACATCCTACGCGCGGTGCAGGCGGACGGTCCGGCCAAGGTGACACACATACTGTACAAGGCCAACTTGTCCCACGATCGGCTGACCAAGTACCTTGTCCAGCTGGAGGAGACTGGGCTGATATTGAAAGAGCAGGAGGGAGACCGGTCCGCGTACTCCATCACCGACAAGGGGAAGAAGTTCCTGATGGAGTTCCGCAAGATGGAAGAGTTCGCCGATGCCTTCGGGCTAGACATATGAGCGCAACCTCATTCTATAGAACGACATGCTTGTTTAACATGCAATTCATCGATACATTTTATTAACCCCTGCAATATATTGGTTACGGGGAGTCCCCGTGGACCTTCTCCAACTTCCCCACCATTTCTTTAATCTTCGGGGGCTCCTCACACAACTCTTTTTTCTGAGCGTCTGGCTACCTGTTCTGAACGCGTATCGGTCCTACAAATCGCAACGCGAAACGATCCCTCTGATGATGCTCTGGGTCTCTTCCGGGGGTCTCGTGGTGTTGACCAAGTGCACCTCGCAATGCTCAAGGAAATCCCGGAAGAACCTCCGGCGCAGAGAGAGCTTCCTTTCATCCCTCACCAGCTGATGAGGGTTGCAGAAGTCTTGGGCCTCGAGGTACTCCATCGCCTCTTCCGGCTCCATCTCCCTGGTGGTGACCGGATCATCGGGATCACGTTTCAGAAGGATCACCTTGTACATCGTGGTCAGGGGAGAGACCCCGCCCTGGCCCACCGTCCACCGAACGTTCACTATGGCCCGGCCCCGGCTGTCGAAGGAGGCCTTGTCCACCAACCCCTGGTATTCCGGCCAGATAGTGGAGATGTCCCCCTCCACGTAGAAGTTTTTCTCCGAACCGTACGCTAAAGGCCTCTTGCTGGACATCCTAACGAAGTACCAGTCATCAGTCACCAGGCGGGCATCCTTCATGCGGAGCAGCCCCCAGGAATGGGTGGTCTTGCCCGACTTGGAAGGAGCTATGAGGGATACGCCCCTTCCCCCGATGTCCAGCGCGGCTCCGTGGACGGAGTGTATGTTGTGCTGGTCCTCCAGGATGTCTCCCGCCAGGGCCAGGGCGATACTCTTTACCCAGCCGTAGTAATCGATGTTGAAGAGGAAGGCCGTGCGGGTCAGGGGATCGTACTTCACACCCGCCTGTTGCTGGGGATCGTTCAGGACGATCAGGCGTCCGTGGGAGCGCACGCTCTCCGCCATGCCGTAGAAGTTGTTGTCCCATACCTGGTCAGTGCGCTCCTGGTCCGTCAGGAGGCGGATGCACGTCCCGTGCAGCTCGCACTTGGAGGAGTATAGGTAGCGGGCCTCGTATCGTTCGAACAGCTCGTTGCGCTCGTCCGGCCCTATGAGTTCTAGGTGGTATCGCATCGCCCGATAGAGGGAGGTAGTTAAGTAAAAAGGTTGGCTCCTGGCTTCGCCGTGGATTTAGCTGGAAGATGGCTGGGAGCCCTTCATGAGCTTGTACTCCATGCTGTCCAGGAGCGCTATGAGCGAGGCCTCGATGACGTTGGTGGACACGCCCACAGTGGTCCACGAGGCCTCCCCGTCGGTGGATCTAATCAGCACCCTGACCTTGGCACCGGTGGCGTCCTTGCTGTCGATGACCCGGACCTTGTAGTCGGCCAGGCGCACCTCGCGCAGCTCCGGGTAGAACCTCTCCAGGGCTTTGCGGACAGCGCGGTCCAGCGCGTTCACGGGACCGTTGCCGTTGGCGGCGGTGTGCTCCATCATCCCGGTGGAGTCGACGACCTTGATGCTCGCCTCCGAGGAGACGTTGTTCCCGGTCACATCGACGAAGATACGGAAGCCCTCGAGGCGGAACGGCGGCTTGATACCATCATTAAGACGGCGCACCAGCAGCTCGAAGGACGCGTCCGCCCCCTCGAACTGGTAGCCCTCCGACTCCATGTGCTTGAGGTGCTCCAGAACCTTCCGTCCGGACTCCTTCTCGGTGTCTATCCCGAACTCCTTCATCTTGGCCAGTATCGACGCCGTTCCCGAAAGCTCGGACATCAATACCCGACGCTGGTTGCCCACCAGGCGGGGATCGATGTGCTCATAGGTCTTCTCGTCCTTCAGGAGCGCGTTCACGTGGACACCGGCCTTGTGCGCGAAGGCGCTACGCCCTACGTACGGGAGCTTAGGGTCTATGACCACGTTAGCGGTCTCGCTTATGAAGTTGGAGAGCGGGGTCAGGGACGTGAGGTCGGGGATGGATATCTTACGCCCCATCTTCAGCGTCAGAGTGGGCATGATGGAACAGAGGTTGGCATTGCCGCATCTCTCACCCAGTCCATTGATGGTGCCCTGCACCATGGTGACGCCCCCCTCCACGGCCGCCAGGGAGTTGGCTACCGCCAGGTCGGCATCGTTATGCGCGTGGATGCCCATGGGGAGGTCGAAGCGCTTGGCGACCACGTCCACGCACGTCCTGACGTCTCCGGGCAGCGTCCCGCCGTTGGTGTCGCACAGCACCAGCCAATCGGCACCAGCCTGGGCCGCCGCTTCCAAAGTAGAGAGCGCGTACTCCGGTGAGGCCTTGTAGCCGTCGAAGAAGTGCTCCGCGTCGTACACCACCTCCACCCCGCTCTTCTTGAGGAACCAGACGCTGTCGGAGATGAGCTCCAGGTTCTCCGGCAGAGGTATTTTCAGAGCGTTCCTAACATGGCGGTCCCAGCTCTTGCCGAATATCGCCACCGCGGGGGCCTTCGAGCCCACCAGCGAGCGGAGGTTAGCATCCTCCTCGGCGGTGATCCCGGCCTTACGGGTGCTTCCAAAGGCCACTAACTTCGCGTTCTCGAACCTCATCCGCGAGGCGGCCTCGAAGAAGGCCACATCCTTGGGGTTGGACCCTGGCCAGCCTCCCTCGATGTAATCGATCCCGAACTGGTCTAACCTTTTGGTTATGTCCAGCTTGTCCTCGGTCGAAAAAGACACACCCTCAGATTGGGTCCCGTCTCTAAGTGTGGTGTCGTAGATAGCCACTTTATTGGCTAATAAATAAATCCCGCGCCGTGCCTCTCATAGAACATCTACTCCAAGACAGGCATGTCAATAGCGAGAGGCGTTATTAATACCCTCTCCCGTAATCATCGCCGCTTGCCGCGTCCCTCGCCCATCAGTGCCAGTAGGTCGCTCAGCACCGCGCTGGCCGTTTCCTTGCGGCCCGCGCCCCGGCCGGCCACGGTGATGTCCCCGGCGAGGTCGGTGATCAGCTGCACGATGTTCAACGTTCCCCCGATGGCCAGGGGATGACCGACCGGCACCATGCGGGGCGAGACCTCCACCCGCTTGTCGTTTATCTCGCCGATGAGGCGCACCACCATGTGCTGCTCCGACGCCAGGGAGATGGCGTCCTCAGTGATACTACGGATTCCCGTGCGCAACACATCGTTGTAGGTGACGTCCCTCCCGAAGATGGCGTTGGCCAGTATGGCAACCTTGCACGCCGAGTCCACGCCGTCGATGTCGTAGCTGGGGTCCCGTTCGGCGATCCCCATCTCCTGCGCCTCCCTCAGCGCCTGCTCGAACGGGAGACCCTCGTCCTTCATACGGTTGAGGATGAAGTTGCACGTCCCATTGAGGATGCCCCTCAGCGAGAATATCTGCTCACCCCTGAGAAGCTCCCGGGAGAGGTTGATGACGGGCATGGCCCCTCCCACCGAGGCCTCGTACCGTAACTGGACCTTGTTCCTGGCCGCGGTGCTGGTGAGGTCCCGGAACTTCAGCGCCAAGGGACCTTTGTTAGACGTGACCACGTTCTTACCGGCATTGAGCGCCGTCTGTATGTAGGTTAGACCAGGCTCCGCATCCACGATGTTGGTGGGCGTGGTATCGATCAAAGTGTCGAAGTCGTACTCCTCTATGAACTCCGGGGCCCCGTCGTCCAGAGGACGCTTGCCGACCTTCCCCGTCCCGGCCTTGCGGGCCACCAGCTCCTCGGGGTCCAAGCCCCGGGGGTCCTTGACCAGCGAGGAGGAGTCGAACACCCCTACGATGGTGACCTTCTGCCCGAAGCTCTTCTGGAAAAGCTCCTGGCGCATACCGATCACTTCGGCCACTCCCTGCCCCACGGTCCCGAATCCGGCGATGACCACCTTCATCTAATCCAGCCCCCTGATGAGCATGTAGTTGTGCTTGTCCGCCCGCTGCTTGAAGAAGGACTCCAGTGTTGACAAGGTCTCCTTCTTGGAAGCCTTCCCGGTGACCAGGGCGGCGCGCGACGAGGAGTTCGCCGTACCCGTGTAGCGTATCTCGATGGAGGCCACGTTCTCCATGGCGTCGAGGCCCTTGGTGATGCTCTCCAGCTCCTTGGAGCTTATGCTGCCCACGAGCAGGTACTGGATAGGGTAGGTCTCAAAGAAGGCGTCGATCTTGGCGATGTCCACCTCCCCTTCCTTCCAGGTGCTCAATATCTTGTCCAGTGACTGTTCTGAACGCACCTCGAAGATGACGTTGACGGTGATCCTACCGCCGATCCGGTCGTCATGGTGGTGCACCACACCTCTGATGTTCCCGTCATACTTGGAGATCGGCTCCAGGGCCGCCACCAGCTGCCCGGGGATGTCCTTCAATCGCAGGTCTACGTTCACCTTCACATGGTCACCTTCGTTACATCGAGCACACCGCATTCGGGATATTTGATAGTTGATGACTGGTCGATGATAGAAAAAGATTGAGACCTTTTATCTTTGAGCTGAGTAAGGAATGATGTTCTGCGCCCTCTTTGCATCATTTTAGACATTGTTACTATTATGTTCACATCCTTGTTTTGGTTCGTAGAGTGCTTGGAAAATTTTCATCCAAAATAAATATCAGGACGGTCGCTGGACCTCAGCATGAGGCATCATCGTCTATTGGGAATAGCGATGTTCTTCCTCCTAGCCGCCATCCTGGTGGTACCAGGCTTGATCCAAGGGGCACAGGCCAAGCCCGTTGCTGGTGGGGGTAATGGAGATGGAACAGGCATTGTTGTCGTTCAGAGCGTTGCCCTGACGGCAGATGAGGTGAAATGGCTGAAATACCTGCGTGAGGAGGAGAAGGTGGCCAGGGACGTTTACACATACCTATATAGTAAGTGGGGGGCCCTCATTTTCAAGAACATAGCGGCCAGCGAGCAAAAGCATATGGATGCTATCAAGAACCTTCTGATGAAATATGGAGTTTCGGACCCTGCTGCGGGGAACGACTATGGGGTGTTCACGAACCAGGAGCTTCAGGTTCTGTATGACAAGCTCATCGTGGATGGGAGCGTCTCCAAGAGAGCGGCGCTCGAGGTAGGGGTTCTGATAGAAGAACTAGACATTGGAGATCTGGAAGAGGCCATGTCTGCCACGACGCACAACGATATCAAGAACGTCTACAGCAACCTCCTGCAGGGTTCATTCAACCACCTCGCGGCGTTCGAGAGCCAGTTAGCAAAGCTCGCTTGAAATCAATCAATGCTCGGAAAACCCCTTAGTTTCTCTTTCTATCCTCATTTCAAATCTAGAAAGTGACCTGTCAGGAACCACGGGCAGGTGGGCATCGATCATAAAAAACAAGTATTCGAAGATGAGCCCTTCGATCATGTTTGACCCGGACCATGCATGATGTCTTGTTTGGTGCGGTCCTGGTCTCTGACCCGGTCGAGATCACCGCTTTCATTAGATGCTCCTCGTGATCCCGAATCCTCAGGTCCATTGCTGCTCTCTCTGTCTGTTGATGCGTCTGTACTGGATGCTCCATCATATTGGCTAATTAGTACCAGGGCTACGCCGGTGAAGATTAATGTTGCCACGATGCAAAACGCGATGAACGTGCGACCTAGGGACACCCTCACACCTGCCGTGGGAAAAATGCAACTGCTACATTTTCTTCTTTTCAATATATCGTTCGAAAATGTTGTTGGTTTTCTAATATGAAAGAGCGAATTGGGCTCATCCCGTCTTGTTGCTCCCTGGTTGAAAGTCGATTTTTTTTACCGTCCCTCGCTCATAGCCAGATCGGCACCATGCCATCCGTGGAACAAATAATGGAAGATGGCTGTAGGCCTGTCACCTTGTTCTCCTCAAGCGCGCTGATACACAACACCCTTACAAATTCGATGATCTAGTGAGAGCCAGAGCGCCGAGGGGGAGATTTGAACTCCCGAGTCCTTGCGGACACAAGCTTTCCAGGCTTGCGCCTTACCGGTCTGGGCCACCTCGGCCTGGGTTTCCCCCTACCGCATTTAATCATTTAAATGTGTCGGGCTCTGGGTTCACCGTGGGACCTGGCTGCATTGCGTTCTTCACCACCAACGACAGTTCCTCGATCTTATATGGCTTGGGCACCACGCCCACGAACCCAAAGTTCTGGTAATCGGCCATCACAGGGTCGTTGGAGTAACCGGAGGAGACGATGGCCCGAGCCTGGGGGTCCATCTTCAACAAGTGGCCGATGGTCTCCTTACCCCCCATCCCTCCGGGAACGGTCAGGTCCATGATGACGACATCGAACTTCCTTCCATCTTTCATTGCTTGTCCGTAAGCCCTGAGAGCCTCCTCTCCGTCATGGGCCACCTCGGTCTCATAGCCCAGGCCCTGGAGGATGTCCATGGTCACCTGCAGGATGAACTCCTCGTCATCCATGATGAGCACCCTCCCCGTGCCTGATACTGGCCTGTCCGACCTCGGAGCGTCCCTGATCGGTTCGTCGGTCGCTGGGAGGTACACCGAGACCTTGGTGCCCTTCTTGACCTCCGAGGTGACCTCGATGGTCCCTCCGTGACGCTTGATGGTGGTGAACGTCACGGTCATGCCCAGCCCGGTACCGGTGGCCTTGGTGGTGTAGTAGGGATCGAAGATCCGCGGCAGGACATCGGAAGGTATGCCCTCCCCATGATCAATGAAGTCCACGTTGACATATCTGCCCTCGGTGTCGGGGCCGGGGCGCGAGAACACGTTGCGCACCACGATCTCCACCGATCCTTTCTCATGGCTCGCCTCCTGGGCATTGAACAGGATGTTCAGGAAGGCCCTGTTCATCTGCCCCT
Above is a window of Methanomassiliicoccus sp. DNA encoding:
- a CDS encoding homoserine dehydrogenase → MKVVIAGFGTVGQGVAEVIGMRQELFQKSFGQKVTIVGVFDSSSLVKDPRGLDPEELVARKAGTGKVGKRPLDDGAPEFIEEYDFDTLIDTTPTNIVDAEPGLTYIQTALNAGKNVVTSNKGPLALKFRDLTSTAARNKVQLRYEASVGGAMPVINLSRELLRGEQIFSLRGILNGTCNFILNRMKDEGLPFEQALREAQEMGIAERDPSYDIDGVDSACKVAILANAIFGRDVTYNDVLRTGIRSITEDAISLASEQHMVVRLIGEINDKRVEVSPRMVPVGHPLAIGGTLNIVQLITDLAGDITVAGRGAGRKETASAVLSDLLALMGEGRGKRR
- a CDS encoding citramalate synthase is translated as MAIYDTTLRDGTQSEGVSFSTEDKLDITKRLDQFGIDYIEGGWPGSNPKDVAFFEAASRMRFENAKLVAFGSTRKAGITAEEDANLRSLVGSKAPAVAIFGKSWDRHVRNALKIPLPENLELISDSVWFLKKSGVEVVYDAEHFFDGYKASPEYALSTLEAAAQAGADWLVLCDTNGGTLPGDVRTCVDVVAKRFDLPMGIHAHNDADLAVANSLAAVEGGVTMVQGTINGLGERCGNANLCSIMPTLTLKMGRKISIPDLTSLTPLSNFISETANVVIDPKLPYVGRSAFAHKAGVHVNALLKDEKTYEHIDPRLVGNQRRVLMSELSGTASILAKMKEFGIDTEKESGRKVLEHLKHMESEGYQFEGADASFELLVRRLNDGIKPPFRLEGFRIFVDVTGNNVSSEASIKVVDSTGMMEHTAANGNGPVNALDRAVRKALERFYPELREVRLADYKVRVIDSKDATGAKVRVLIRSTDGEASWTTVGVSTNVIEASLIALLDSMEYKLMKGSQPSSS
- a CDS encoding DUF2202 domain-containing protein, translating into MRHHRLLGIAMFFLLAAILVVPGLIQGAQAKPVAGGGNGDGTGIVVVQSVALTADEVKWLKYLREEEKVARDVYTYLYSKWGALIFKNIAASEQKHMDAIKNLLMKYGVSDPAAGNDYGVFTNQELQVLYDKLIVDGSVSKRAALEVGVLIEELDIGDLEEAMSATTHNDIKNVYSNLLQGSFNHLAAFESQLAKLA